One stretch of Cololabis saira isolate AMF1-May2022 chromosome 15, fColSai1.1, whole genome shotgun sequence DNA includes these proteins:
- the c15h6orf136 gene encoding uncharacterized protein C6orf136 homolog, translating to MAASRGGLAFWVGCVRGHGRRQPPHKQSWRLTQLGDWKCMGRPRPLSSAAWALAPPNGLRYQSMKQPLLSHPLHHAVHPQRPGCCEEEWEESRSVCVLVRSDASGLHALLELPDFTRLKPGELHALRPAASSELSFLLTTVDGSRVDDISVQSLQKSISDVKDRPQDCFRSLFEAEACPAPFMYGSHFYCFHCPGTQRLLPPVSLFGEGEELLPAVSLCSQIEGAREQPHAGGGEDEEKLATMYERLRIELPRFFLINHDYTMYSNDVEFINGLVNMKTRGRVAYQLTLAVWRLMCLCYYAEARLEVLKLTKHPEDGSIKARWRIKGIPFHSVLLRFYRRDKSHLYRSYDAFSTFYLGQDGLIHCHKVEKVMPAQPPLLPGGASLLAGALVALGVQEHRPALHLLPPLLSFLRQRN from the exons ATGGCTGCTAGCAGAGGAGGCCTGGCCTTCTGGGTGGGGTGTGTCCGCGGCCACGGCAGGAGGCAGCCCCCCCACAAACAGAGCTGGAGGCTCACTCAG TTGGGCGACTGGAAATGTATGGGTCGGCCCCGGCCCCTGAGCAGTGCTGCGTGGGCTCTGGCGCCCCCTAATGGCCTGAGGTATCAGAGCATGAAGCAGCCCCTGCTGTCCCACCCTCTGCACCATGCTGTCCATCCTCAGAGACCCGGCTGCTGCGAGGAGGAGTGGGAGGAGTCCCGCAGTGTTTGTGTTCTGGTCCGGAGCGACGCTAGCGGGCTGCATGCCCTGCTGGAGCTGCCCGACTTCACACGCTTAAAACCAGGAGAGCTGCACGCCCTGAGGCCCGCAGCATCCTCGGAGTTGTCCTTCCTCCTGACCACTGTGGATGGCAGCCGAGTGGACGACATCAGCGTCCAGAGTCTCCAGAAGTCCATCTCTGATGTCAAAGACAGACCACAGGACTGTTTCAGGAGTCTGTTTGAGGCAGAGGCCTGTCCCGCGCCGTTCATGTACGGATCTCACTTTTACTGTTTTCATTGCCCGGGAACACAAAGACTGCTGCCACCCGTGTCTCTGTTCGGTGAAGGAGAAGAACTGCTGCCAGCTGTGTCTCTGTGCAGCCAAATAGAAGGAGCGAGGGAGCAGCCTCATGCAGGAGGAGGTGAAGACGAGGAGAAACTGGCTACGATGTATGAAAGACTGAGGATAGAG CTTCCCAGGTTCTTCCTGATCAACCACGACTACACCATGTACTCCAACGACGTGGAGTTCATCAACGGCCTCGTCAACATGAAGACCAG AGGTCGTGTGGCGTACCAGCTGACCCTGGCCGTGTGGCGCCTCATGTGTCTGTGTTACTACGCCGAGGCTCGGCTGGAGGTGCTGAAGCTCACCAAACACCCCGAGGACGGAAGCATCAAGGCGCGCTGGAGGATCAAGGGCATTCCGTTTCACAGTGTGCTGCTGCGCTTCTACCGCAGAGACAAGTCCCACCTGTACAG gtcGTATGATGCGTTCTCCACCTTTTACCTGGGACAGGACGGACTCATTCACTGTCACAAGGTTGAGAAG GTGATGCCGGCTCAGCCGCCTCTCCTCCCCGGAGGAGCCTCCCTCCTGGCGGGGGCGCTGGTGGCTCTCGGGGTGCAGGAGCACCGACCGGCCCTCCACCTGCTGCCCCCCCTGCTGTCCTTCCTACGACAGAGGAACTAA
- the LOC133460808 gene encoding putative nuclease HARBI1: protein MACPFEENPVELGARIVRGSLRRERVFRDHQNPFAFHDEYLYERYRFSAEGMAYLCQRLDPYVASATRRSRALTVPQTICIALRYFATGTYLYAVGDAENLSKNTVCNAIHKVARALTDMLDGFVVFPGHLPTQSVKEGFYAIAGFPRVIGAIDCTHIPISARLGENEADYVNRKSFHSLNVQMTCDHNCMVTSIDAKWPGSVHDSRIFRESTLCHRLEQGLFSGVLVGDRGYACQPFLMTPYPDPDAGPQTRFNVALSRTRVRIEMTFGILKARFTCLRGLKVAPDRASRIVAACVVLHNVATIRRERAPPVDQQPPDVVDPITLDYPTGRAVREAITDQFFLQHSLEENLQTLVVLLGR from the exons atggcatgccctttcgaagagaatccagtggagctcggtgcgcggatcgtgagaggatccctccgaagagaacgcgtattcagggaccaccaaaacccctttgctttccatgatgagtacctgtatgaacgatacAGATTCTCGGCGGAGGGCATGGCATATTTGTGTCAGCGGCTCGACCCGTATGTGGCCAGTGCCACACGTCGGAGTCGTGCGCTCACAGTGCCCCAAACCATCTGCATTGCCCTGCGGTACTTCGCCACGGGTACCTACCTGTATGCTGTGGGTGATGCTGAAAATCTAAGCAAGAATACAGTCTGCAATGCCATCCATAAAGTGGCACGTGCCCTCACAGACATGCTGGATGGATTTGTTGTGTTCCCTGGCCACTTGCCGACGCAGTCTGTTAAAGAGGGGTTTTATGCCATAGCAG GGTTCCCCAGAGTGATCGGTGCCATAGATTGTACGCACATTCCCATCTCCGCACGTCTGGGTGAGAATGAAGCGGACTATGTCAACCGCAAGTCATTCCACAGCCTCAACGTTCAG ATGACATGTGACCATAATTGCATGGTCACGAGCATCGACGCCAAGTGGCCTGGGTCGGTCCATGACTCCCGGATCTTCAGGGAGTCCACACTGTGCCACAGACTGGAGCAAG GGCTGTTCAGTGGAGTGCTTGTCGGTGACAGGGGATATGCCTGCCAGCCCTTCTTGATGACCCCCTATCCTGACCCTGATGCAGGGCCACAAACTAGATTCAACGTGGCCCTTTCCAGAACCAGGGTCAGGATAGAAATGACATTTGGCATCCTGAAGGCCCGCTTCACCTGCCTTCGTGGGCTCAAAGTGGCCCCAGACCGAGCTAGCAGGATtgttgcagcatgtgttgtgctCCACAATGTCGCCACCATACGGAGGGAGAGGGCCCCTCCTGTCGACCAACAACCCCCTGATGTGGTGGACCCCATCACCCTCGACTACCCTACTGGCAGGGCTGTGAGAGAGGCCATCACAGATCAATTTTTT